GAATGAAATTTGAACTATAATATGTATGATTCTTCACGCATATTTCATTTTTTCCTCCATTCCATTTCTAACACCTTAGTTTAAGAAGGAATGCTCGATTCCTTATCCTACTCACTGTCGACGTGTATATAACTCCGGTTCACCTCCTCTCGTCGGTAAGGTGGTAACATTATGATCAATAAGTCGAAAACCATCCACAATTTTGCATTATAAATACCTGTTGAAATTAAAATATAACTCATTTTTCTATATTTCATCTCATCGGCATAGAGTAGCAAGATGTGTCTACGATTGCAAGAGGAGATGCCACTCTATAGTTCAGTACCTAGAAACACACAAAGAATCGCTTGAGAACAGATTCTAGTTTGGTCTTTGTTTTACGTTTTTCAAATTAGGACCCATTCAAATAAAAGGCTCTGTCAAAATATTATTGAGGCAAGTTTTTCACTTGGGGTTAATCAAAACTTTATTCTCATTCACCTATGAATGGGGCAGGCTCTATTTAGTTCAACAAGGATAAAATACAGTCTCACAAGAGTAAAATTGAGAACCAACTTTGGAAtccaaaaaataaaatttgaataggTCTTCACTACCTATCTTTCAGGTTCTTAAATATTTTTTATGCATTGAAACTTTTTCTTTGCAAATTAAATACACACGCACACGTCATGATCGAACTTCCGACATCCCGCAAGGGAAAGGGGTATAAGAGCTCAACCACTGCCCGTTGCCCTGTGCACCGAAACTTTGAACTCCAAAGGAGTACAAACCGTATCCCCTACTGGAGAGCAATTCAGAGGGGGGCATATAGCTTTTTTAAAAATAGGTATAAATTTCACACATAAAAATGACATTAAATACTTTCGTTTGATCAGATACTTGAGATTTGACAAAAAAAAGATAACAGAAAGGAAATTTCCAAGATTTCTTCCCCAACTTTCCAAGAACCAACTGAACCACATGCCCACACAAAAAATAACAGAGGAGCAAATCCACAATAAATTATGTCGATAAAAAGACATTAAAGTACAAACGCTCGATGCAAAAAAAATTGCAACAGATTCTTCACTGCAAACAGTATATAAAAACTACCCAAGTCACCCTGCAGCTAACTTTAGAGTAAAAGCTCATACATATCTCTAAACGTAAACATTCGACCTACTCAATAAATAGTTTTAAGAAAGTAAAAACCCGACACCTTTCTCACTACCAGGAAGTAAAATTCTCTTACAGTAGGTCTGCAACATTTGATGGCAGCTCCTCGACAACCACGTTGTAGAACTTCTGGATGTCAAACAGCATCCTCTGGTCATCAGTTGTTACAAAATTAATGGCCACACCCTTCCTTCCAAATCGTCCACTACGTCCAATACGATGAAGATAGTTCTCAGGTTGAGTTGGAAGATCATAATTGATAACAAGAGAGACCTGCTGGACATCAATACCACGAGCCAAAAGATCAGTGGTGATAAGAACACGGGATGACCCAGAACGGAACTCACGCATGATTATGTCTCTCGTGTTCTGATCCATGTCTCCATGTGTAGCTGACACTGTGTGATCACGGCTTCGCATCTTGTCAGTTAACCAGTCAACCTTACGTCTGGTGTTCACAAAGATGACACTCTGGGTGATAGCTAAAGTTTCATAAAGATCGCAAAGTGTCTCGAGCTTCCATTCTTCCTTGTCAACATTGACATAAAATTGTTTAATACCTTCCAAAGTTAACTCATCACGCTTCACAAGGATCCTCACTGGCTTATTCATGAACTTCCTTGTGATTTCAAGAGCCTCGGGAGGCATAGTAGCTGAGAAGACCCCAACCTGGACCTTGGGAGGAAGGAGCTGGAATATATCATAGATCTGGCAGCAATAAAAGATCATTAGCATGTTCTAATGAAAGAAAGCGCAACGTAGACAGTAACTAACTTATCTTACTACTGAAGTAAAACTGCAACCCAAATTAATTACACCACATACATATATTTCCAAAATAATACCCTATAATTTTATTGCAGgagataattaattatttttattacaTGGAATAACTAACAGGCTGTAACACtttcaataataaataataaaaatgtaaaaaaaactCCTACAACAGGTCAGTGGCTAACCTGGTCCTTAAAACCCCGAGAAAGCATTTCATCAGCCTCGTCCAATACAAACATCTTGATGTAGTCAGAACGGAGAGACTGCCTTCGGAGCATGTCAAAAACACGCCCAGGCGTGCCAACAACAACATGAACTCCAGCAGACAGAATGCGTTGGTCCTCACGAACACTGGTTCCACCTACACAAGCATGAACCTTCACACCAAGGTAGTCACCAAGAGCACGCATAACCTTCTCAATTTGCTGTGCCAACTCACGAGTCGGTGCCAATACTAGGGCTTGGCACTCCACAACATTATAATCGAGCTGTTGCAGTATACCAGAGCAAAATGTTGCAGTCTTTCCAGTTCCAGACTGAGCTTGTTGAATAACATCAAGACCTTTGCAGAAAGGAACAATTCCCCTTTGTTGAATAGCAGATGGCTTTTCAAAACCTGCATATAATTGTGAATAATCAATATAGTATCTAATCTCTCTGAAAGTTAAACAATGAGATGTCAATTCCATCTCGGTGTCACAATGATGAGCTTAGGACTGACATGTTTAGTCAAAAAACAAAAATAGAGATAGCATCATAAGATCTACCATATGCATAGATTCCCCTCAAGAGGTTCTCTTGCAAGCCCATCAGATCAAAACTGTCATAAACTTCATCATAGGAGGTAAAGAAATCTTGTCCATCAGATGCAAGCCTGTAACCAGAGACCAGAACATAGTATTTAGTTACACATAATAAACAAAATTGTGCACTACTTACTTAATAAGCTTATCACTGACAAAATTAAACCTTTCACATAAAGGCAAAGCAATATATCTGTACTTCACATCAAAAGAAAACATAGCTGAATTTAAGAACATACAGATCGTTCATTTTTGAGTCATACTGATTAGCATCAAACTGAGATCCTTCTGGTGCCGAACCTGCCATAActgaaagaaagaaagaaaaaaaatcataaaCATACAGGCACACCTTTGTATAAAACAACTGCTATATTGGACTCGTAATCCTCAATATCACAATTTCACTTGTAACCTGTTGGACACTTGTACTCAAGATTTCAAAAAAAACATACTACCAAACAACCAAATTTCTGGCCATTCTCGTTTTATCTTTTAAAGTCCAAACTAATAAATAAACACCATCTAGTACATTATAAATCCCAAACAATTGCAGGAACCATTCATTATAAACAACAAAAACATAATACCAAGCTAGTGAATAAATCACCACCTCGTACATTATAAATTTCCTGTACATTATAAATTTCTGCCTATCGCCATTTTATTTTTTAAGTCCAAGCTAGTATATAAACCACCACCTCGTACATTATAAATCACAAAAAATTGCAGGAACCATCCATTATAAACATCAGAACCTAACACCAAACAACCAATATTCTTCCCATTCTAGTTTTATCTTCTAAAGTTCAAACTAGTGAATAAACGTCACAGGACACTGCAAAAAACGAGTGATCTTAATACCGAACCAATGAAAAAGAAACACCAGCTAAAAAATCAACAATTCACACAAAAGTGCAAAATTGCATATTATCATAACAAAACCCCAATTAATTATTCTCACTAACTCAAAAgcttaaccaaaaacaacacatacacacacttTCGAAAGGAGATCGAAAAGCGTAAAGACGCAAACTTTATCATCTTTTCTTTACAACCCACCTTTTGCCCTCAATAAAACATTATAAAGATACACAAAGAACATAACTTTACGCAATAAAAACACTAAATCGAATCTTTTtcacacatatatacatacaaatcCATAATCAAACTTATATACACATAAATCTTGCAGTATTAGAGATCTTAAAAGCATAAAAACAACAGTTACAAAAGCAAACAATAAGatcgagagagagagggagagagggtACCTGGTTGTGAAATTGACGAGAGAGATGAGAGAtattttgagagagagagagagtaaagaAATTCTAGGGTTTTCCAAACTCCTCGGATCTACGCCGTGGAGTTGAGAATGGGCCTTTTGGTGTAACTAGTGTATATACTCGTTGAGGGTTCAATGTGTTGGTATGTGAATTTACTGATTTGCCCTTGGAAAAATATTTACAATATGGTTATTATATTGAGATCGGTTTTGTAATTTGGTCACCAGATTACTGCTTTTGTATTTTGGTATCGAATTTTTATTGgaaattattttgatttttattgaATTCTTTTTCTAAGATAATAAATCAAACGTACTCAGTATATTTTGCTTACAGCGGGGTCTGAATAGTCTAAAATGTATGCAACCATGATGTACGGAGGTTGTTTTCGTAAAAACCCCAGACTTAGGGCATCAATATATAAAATAGTGTGTAATATGCTCGAGACCGTGCCTATGCCCGTATTATTATTCACACGGGACTTATCATAAAATACATTAACCAACCATTGAAGAGGAAAATGGTTATCATTGAAACCCAAAACATATTGCATTAATTTGAATGGCGGTTGATCACGAATATTTGGCTTAACCGGACCCTTAATTCTAACATTGATTTTTACGTCACGATGTCAAGTTGACGGCAAAGAGAGTCTTATATTTGTATTCTTTCTTGGTAATTATTGTAATAATTCACGATGATTCAAATATTAATGCAACGGCCCCATGCTCTCTTGAAGAAAAGATCTCACATACCCATGAATACCACGTTGAGCCCATAATATTTTTCAAACGGAAATTACCTGTGTGCAATTTAAATGTTTCATATGTTATACGTCGAAGCCCTTAAATTCAGAAGTTAATAATTTGACTTTTGATCTTCATAACAtccaaaattaattttgtaaaccTAATACCAAAATGCAAAATCAAGAAGCATCTATTAAAAGTATTGCCAGAAGTAATTGTTCGATCAAACTCCCAAAACCCCGTCTTTTTAGCCAAAATAGCCTAACCATTATGATTAGTTGCATAAATATTGTTGATGAATGTTGATGAATATTTGCCTCCGTGTAGATGACAGGAGAATAACCGTTAACCCAAAGCTAAGTGATTGGCTTAGTATCTTAATATTATATATCGAACTTTTTAAACAAAGTCTTCTCATCAAATAAATAGTATTGTTAAATAAATCAATATAACCTAATATATTTGTGAAAACAACAACAAAAGTTTCTGGGGTACAcgtgatgtaaatgtatgtataaaGTAGTACAAGATTTAGGTACAATcataggaagaagaaaacaaaaaTCGCCACGGAAGAATGTAAATTTAAATGATGATCAGTATCAATACTTTAGCTATGGACGGTTAATGTATCATTATTCAAGACTTAATAAATGTTGTATGATAAACAATTAAGATAATGATATACATTATATCATGTTTATGAAACATCGTTGTGAATGGCAAGATGTACACACATTATGCCCTCTACTCTTTAGAGTAGGAAAGTTGTTTTCGTAAAAACACAAAACTTAATATAAGACAAATATAATAAGTTATATATTCATTGATGTGTGATACATACCAAAAAAGAAATATAACATGAATGACATATACTAGTATAACATAAAAATTAGGTAACAGTGttgaaaaaatataaattataaagtGAACGAGATAATATTAGACTCATTTATTATATTTACACGAGACTTACGTACAAAGAGTTTAACATACATGTAAAAATACAGAGAAATCTCTACAACTCAATCATCCGTAACCCGCTAGAAAAAACTTCAATCGCTCTAATACGTCATCTTTAAACATTTCTATCTAATGTTATGTTATATTTGAGATTTATGACATTCATATCGAAACTCGGTTGGTCCGTTCtagggatggcaatcgggtcAAATATTGGAtattgcagaatccatatccaaacccgaaaatttAATCCATAcccgacccgaacccgaaaaaATACCCAAAAATGAATACCCAAACCCCATCCATCGGATTTCAgatcggattcgggtatacccgaaacccgaaTTTTTTTGAATTGAATATTTATACCCGAAACCCAAACCCGAAATCtaaaaatttgtataattattaatattacaAGTGTTTGGGATCGAACACGCGACTTGTAGAGAAATATTTTTAACGTGTCATTTTCAAACACTCGaccacatcattaattgtgttattatacATGTAgctaatattaaaaaaaaatcaactcaattgataCCCAGATTTTCAGGTTTATTACTAAATGATGTTTTGTTAACTTTATAAACATTATCACccgtttaaatgattgaataattatatttcattaaaaattataattagttaatttttaatataaatataaaaatacatgttctaaaaattatataataatatgtataatgtataatatacatatattataatattataatgtgtaatatataaaattctaatattatatcGGGTTGTCTAGTGTGTGGCCATGAGCACATGCTAAGAAAATGTGATTGTTGAGTTGTAAAAATTTTATTGGTGGAGATTTTTGTGCATGCAAGGGGGTCCATCATTATTAATGAGTTTTTCGCAAATGTTTTGTGGACACCTCATCAAACACTAACTCTTATGTGTCCATGGGCACACAATAGAAAAATccatattatatttatatataattaatatatatatatataataattcgggTTTTTTTCGAATTCCGGGTTCAGATCGGGTTTAGATagagtttcggatttcggatcgggtttcaGATTGatatacctaatatccaaatccaaattcaaaaattttcgggtttaaaaattaaatccatatccaaattcaaatccaaaaaatcgggttcgcTAAATTTAAAATTTCGGTttcggtaaatccaaaatttcgggtttcggatcgggtatccGTCAGATCGGATTATTTTGCCATCCCTAGTCTGTTCAAGTCATACACAGTTTATCTATCTTTCTCTTTCCTCTTACCGATACGCCTTCAATCCCTCAAATCGAAATTGATGTAGGTCGTCTCCGACTGTGGTCATACCAACGTAATCGACACTCACGTTTTTTTTCTTCTCGAAAATAGACTAAACGCCTAACGATCGTCTAAAGATGTCATTAGATATCCGATCTGTCGTTGTATGACTATATATCTATAAGAACATACACATTTTTATCGGTTTTAACCGACACTCTTGCGCTTTTGTCAATGGCCAACATTCAAAAGCATATAATAATAGCGGTCATACAACGACTCTATAGGTTTTACCTTCAACTTCAAATACATATATATCACAAAAAAACTCAGGTGACATCCCTCTATTTAAGTCAGTCTCCCTTAATGCAATGTGAAAATCTGCAACAATATCCCCCACTACTTTTAATCACAGAACTTAGGTACTCGGTATCCGCTTcgatatttttctaaaattaaccCACAAGTATTCAATATTAAAACGACAAACGTAAATCTTTAACTTTCAATAATGAACGTTATTGTTCCAACTGTGTATTAAACTCACACACACCTAAACTCAACTATTAAAACGATGTTATTTGCAAAAAGTATACATCAAAGCACATTAATTTAAATACTATAGGAGAGCACGCCCAAAATATAATGAATGTAACAAATCTGAGCGAAGTCCTATCTATGACAAGAAAAAGGCAAGTATTCATTAATGACGTCATACCCCGTATCCTTGCGTTCGAATACTTATCCTATATCATGCATATAATATTTATGAAATTCTTTTTAATTGTTTAACAATTTTAAATAATCTTTTATGATATACTGTCATAAGtcttttaaaaatttataaaaatcatttaaagTTTTTTATGATATTTTCGATATTCTCCGTAAGACAATGAATGAGATAAATTATCTTAATATGTAAACTATTTCATTTGTACATTATTTTCGGTggaaaacaattttttttaaatatataacatgttttttcttaatttaataatatagagtaaagttctatggagtccacctttaattggagtcctcggagtccatatatgttctgcaagtaaaatatagcttaaaatattgcaaaacatattatttttcgacaaacatcactattctatcaaaaatcttgtagattgcatacattttacaagcagaacattgcaaaaatatatattctacaaaacatgtttagtttgcagaacataaatgttcatgttgcagaacatattgcagaacatacatattgtaccgtaaatatatgagatttgcatgattttgttgaagttatgctatctgtgtaacatgttttgcaaaataacacgttttacaatatattttatttgcagaacgtagatgaactccgaggactccgataaaaaggtggactccatagaactcacccctatatatatataatatacctCCACACGTCCAGTTGCGCAAGGCAATTAACTTTTTTTTACATATAATTTTAAGTTTTTTGATTATAcagttaaaaaaattattatttatttattttttcaaataaaaatgTTAATATTAAACCAAACCAAACAAGTCGAAGGTGGCATTTTTCCGGATGGCGGTATACAATTCCAGCCAATGAAAACCTTCCACGTGGCAAAATAGCAGTTGTACAATTCCCTTCCCTATCTCTTCCCTCCATTCACTTCACATTCCCCAGAAACATCTTCTCAATCTCCACCGTAATGCCGCCGTAACTAACTATACATATACGTACAATTACACACATTCTTGCCGGAATCAATGGAGACGTACTGCATCGGAGGCCGGAACTTCATAACAATGGCGGCGTTTTCGACGTGTCCGACGTGGAGGCGGCCGAGAAGGAAGAGACTGAGAAGAAATGTGAAGATGAGCAGTGGTAGAAAGAGTGAATTGAGATGTGTGAAGGAGAGTGTAAGGTGTGTTGCGGTTGTTGAAGATGAGGAGTTCGCTGATGAAGAGGATTTTGTTAAAGGCGGTGGCTCGGAGATGTTGTTTGTTCAAATGCAGAGGAATAAGGCTATGGAGAGTCAGTCTAGGCTTTCTAGTAAAGTTAGTTTTTGATCTCTCTCCttccctctccctctctcccccCTCCCCCCTCCCCTCTCTCTCTCGCAACCTTCCCtatctctctcaatctctctctctttctcgtACACAGGTCTCCCTTaatctctctcgctctctctcgtactcatctctctctctctctcgtacACATGTCTCTGCGTGTGAATTAAAATCTTGTGGATAACTAGATATGATCTCCCGCCCACGCTTTAAATTTACTTGCAAATTTCAATATAgaatgtaatttttttatttagttTTGGAAGCAAAGAAGTTATGTAAGTTAGTTTTATCAGTGTACAGTTTGTTGCAGTTATTATTCAACATATATTATGTTTTTTGAATTTATCATTGAAAAGGTTAGTAATGCAGTTACTTGACGTATAAATCTATCGGTTCGGAGGGAGTGGTGAATACGTAATGGA
This genomic interval from Apium graveolens cultivar Ventura chromosome 8, ASM990537v1, whole genome shotgun sequence contains the following:
- the LOC141677466 gene encoding eukaryotic initiation factor 4A-8-like, with product MAGSAPEGSQFDANQYDSKMNDLLASDGQDFFTSYDEVYDSFDLMGLQENLLRGIYAYGFEKPSAIQQRGIVPFCKGLDVIQQAQSGTGKTATFCSGILQQLDYNVVECQALVLAPTRELAQQIEKVMRALGDYLGVKVHACVGGTSVREDQRILSAGVHVVVGTPGRVFDMLRRQSLRSDYIKMFVLDEADEMLSRGFKDQIYDIFQLLPPKVQVGVFSATMPPEALEITRKFMNKPVRILVKRDELTLEGIKQFYVNVDKEEWKLETLCDLYETLAITQSVIFVNTRRKVDWLTDKMRSRDHTVSATHGDMDQNTRDIIMREFRSGSSRVLITTDLLARGIDVQQVSLVINYDLPTQPENYLHRIGRSGRFGRKGVAINFVTTDDQRMLFDIQKFYNVVVEELPSNVADLL